A window of Candidatus Bathyarchaeota archaeon contains these coding sequences:
- a CDS encoding MarR family transcriptional regulator, giving the protein MIAVTALAGYEYIKQIRLAHKEYLKAKDFIEDIVLSFDRELKRQSAKFDTMVSKVEGSYSTADVSYRKAESVENKIEPLQYQVESLAESYQALSATINQNLSESTQNSTTILSGLTGLEAKLKDIEANQEALKTRIATFEEQMQKLAAAPPVQVEAKEIVLPPIPIKRDKALAALTDTEIQVLEMLSKEGPKTAPEIKERVHLSREHTARLMKKLYEDGYLEREAGKIPFRYSIKKEMEALLQKAEGPAAS; this is encoded by the coding sequence TTGATAGCCGTCACAGCATTAGCAGGCTATGAGTACATCAAACAAATACGCCTAGCACACAAAGAGTACCTAAAAGCCAAAGATTTCATCGAAGACATCGTTTTGAGTTTTGACCGTGAACTAAAACGCCAATCAGCAAAGTTCGACACCATGGTATCCAAAGTCGAAGGCAGCTACAGCACCGCAGATGTCAGCTACCGAAAAGCCGAAAGCGTCGAAAACAAAATCGAACCCCTCCAATACCAAGTAGAATCGCTAGCCGAATCTTACCAAGCCCTCTCGGCGACAATCAACCAAAACCTATCCGAATCCACCCAAAACAGCACCACAATACTATCTGGACTCACAGGGCTGGAAGCTAAACTCAAAGACATAGAAGCCAACCAAGAAGCACTCAAAACCCGCATAGCCACCTTTGAAGAGCAGATGCAGAAGCTAGCCGCCGCCCCGCCTGTGCAAGTCGAAGCCAAAGAAATTGTGCTACCACCCATCCCCATCAAACGCGACAAAGCCCTCGCCGCCCTAACAGACACGGAGATCCAAGTCTTAGAGATGCTCTCAAAAGAAGGCCCCAAGACCGCTCCAGAAATCAAAGAGCGGGTTCACCTCAGCAGGGAGCACACGGCGCGGTTGATGAAGAAGCTCTACGAGGACGGGTACTTGGAGCGTGAAGCAGGCAAGATTCCATTCCGCTACAGCATCAAGAAGGAGATGGAAGCGCTGCTGCAGAAGGCTGAAGGCCCCGCAGCCAGCTGA
- a CDS encoding carbon-nitrogen hydrolase family protein, translating into MKNKLKLALCQISSKREDKTANLQKIEELTLKAKGQGADLAVFPEMCLTGYVLLDQVYELAEPIPGPSTKQVEALAKKTGMHIIFGMPELSEKTQATVYNTAVLVGPKGFVGKYRKMYLPTHSVFEEKRYFRPGYEPAAFQTEIGNIGLTICYDVFFPEVFRMPRLIGAQLIVCISASPAVRRSYFEVLTAARAIENTCYLAYVNLAGVQDGLQFWGGSRLVSPTGDVLAKAKYDVEDFVVCEADFGDLRTAETFIPTLRDLRPELFEKLRQLSEQI; encoded by the coding sequence ATGAAAAACAAACTTAAACTCGCTTTGTGCCAAATCAGCAGCAAACGTGAAGACAAAACAGCCAACCTCCAAAAGATAGAAGAGCTAACCCTCAAAGCCAAAGGGCAGGGGGCGGATTTGGCGGTTTTCCCCGAGATGTGCCTCACGGGGTATGTGCTTCTCGATCAGGTGTACGAGCTAGCTGAACCGATCCCTGGACCCTCAACAAAGCAGGTTGAGGCGCTAGCTAAGAAGACGGGTATGCACATCATTTTTGGGATGCCTGAACTCAGCGAGAAGACGCAAGCAACTGTTTACAACACTGCGGTGCTGGTCGGCCCAAAAGGCTTCGTTGGCAAGTACCGAAAGATGTATCTGCCTACTCACAGCGTTTTTGAAGAGAAACGTTACTTTCGTCCAGGCTACGAGCCAGCCGCCTTCCAAACAGAAATTGGCAACATCGGGCTGACGATTTGCTACGACGTTTTCTTCCCCGAAGTGTTCCGCATGCCCAGACTGATTGGGGCGCAGTTGATAGTTTGCATTTCTGCCTCACCAGCGGTTCGCAGGAGCTACTTTGAAGTCTTAACAGCCGCCCGAGCAATCGAAAACACCTGCTACCTCGCCTACGTTAACCTTGCAGGGGTGCAGGATGGTTTGCAGTTCTGGGGAGGCAGCCGCCTTGTAAGCCCAACAGGTGACGTTTTAGCCAAAGCCAAGTACGATGTGGAGGATTTTGTAGTCTGTGAAGCAGATTTTGGCGATTTGCGTACGGCGGAAACGTTTATTCCCACGTTGCGGGATCTGCGGCCGGAGTTGTTTGAGAAGCTTAGGCAGCTTTCGGAGCAAATCTGA
- a CDS encoding NAD+ synthase, which yields MKLTSAALEMDFSEVKTRIVRFIKEYVDNAGAKGIVLGLSGGVDSATTAALCSQAIGGQNVLALLLPEKETFKQQDIDDANTIAEQFQLQTQLCDMTQALDGIYKGIPTFNPADRLYKGNIKARTRMIFLYYYANQQTRIVCGTSDKSETMMGYFTKWGDAAADIAPIIDLYKTQVRKLALHLGIPKELALKPSTPALWPNQLAESELEIKYETLDLILFGLERFMTPQEIAEQLAIDQAIVERVKTRWLANEHKRRLPLPPKLGFRTVGNDFRLPKHTY from the coding sequence TTGAAACTAACATCTGCTGCACTGGAAATGGATTTCTCTGAAGTAAAAACAAGAATCGTACGCTTCATAAAAGAATACGTAGACAACGCGGGCGCCAAAGGCATCGTCTTGGGCTTGTCGGGAGGAGTGGACAGCGCAACCACCGCCGCCCTATGCAGCCAAGCCATCGGAGGCCAAAACGTTCTTGCGTTGCTTTTGCCCGAGAAAGAAACCTTCAAACAACAAGACATCGACGACGCCAACACCATCGCAGAACAGTTCCAACTCCAAACCCAACTCTGCGACATGACCCAAGCATTAGACGGCATCTACAAAGGCATCCCCACATTCAACCCCGCTGACAGGCTCTACAAGGGAAACATCAAAGCCAGAACCCGCATGATCTTTCTCTACTACTACGCCAACCAGCAAACCCGCATCGTCTGCGGCACATCAGACAAATCCGAAACCATGATGGGCTACTTCACCAAATGGGGAGACGCAGCAGCAGACATAGCCCCAATAATCGACCTCTACAAAACACAAGTGCGCAAGCTAGCCCTGCATCTGGGGATACCAAAAGAGTTAGCCCTAAAACCGTCCACGCCTGCGTTGTGGCCAAACCAGCTAGCCGAATCTGAACTTGAAATCAAATACGAAACGCTCGACCTAATCCTGTTTGGGCTGGAGCGGTTTATGACTCCACAGGAAATCGCCGAACAGCTAGCCATCGACCAAGCCATAGTTGAAAGAGTGAAAACCCGCTGGCTAGCAAACGAACATAAACGCCGTTTGCCCCTGCCGCCTAAGCTGGGGTTCCGCACAGTGGGAAACGATTTCAGACTCCCCAAACACACCTACTAA
- a CDS encoding geranylgeranylglyceryl/heptaprenylglyceryl phosphate synthase, which yields MVGPIERYLLDKIKADGSIHMTLIDPEKVTAKGAAKVAESSKNSGTAAIMIGGSTVASHQHLDDVVVAIKAAVDIPTILFPGNVNGISSHADAIWFMSMLNSADPYFLMGAQILGAPYIKKFQIEPLSMGYVIVGDGGMAGKVGKAIPVPYSNPELAVAHALAGQYLGMRFIYLEGGSGAATPVPPEMIRAVKSAINATLIVGGGIKTKEQALAATSAGADIIVTGNITESSDANERISQIISAIKRKP from the coding sequence ATGGTTGGGCCAATTGAACGGTACTTGCTAGACAAGATCAAAGCCGATGGCTCAATTCATATGACGCTTATCGACCCCGAAAAGGTCACCGCCAAAGGAGCCGCCAAAGTCGCAGAGAGCTCCAAGAACAGCGGAACAGCCGCCATAATGATTGGGGGCTCAACGGTTGCTTCCCACCAGCACCTCGACGACGTGGTTGTTGCAATTAAGGCTGCGGTTGATATCCCAACTATCCTTTTTCCAGGCAACGTCAACGGCATAAGCAGCCACGCTGACGCCATATGGTTCATGTCCATGCTTAACTCAGCCGATCCCTACTTCCTCATGGGCGCCCAAATCCTAGGCGCACCCTACATCAAAAAATTCCAAATCGAACCTCTCTCCATGGGTTACGTCATCGTCGGAGACGGCGGCATGGCCGGCAAAGTCGGCAAAGCCATACCCGTGCCCTACAGCAACCCTGAGCTAGCCGTGGCGCATGCGTTGGCGGGACAGTACCTTGGTATGCGCTTCATTTACCTCGAAGGCGGCTCAGGCGCAGCAACCCCCGTGCCCCCTGAGATGATTCGTGCCGTCAAAAGTGCCATCAATGCAACCCTAATTGTTGGCGGGGGTATCAAAACCAAAGAGCAGGCGTTAGCTGCCACTTCGGCGGGTGCAGACATCATCGTCACAGGCAACATCACAGAATCAAGCGACGCTAACGAACGCATATCACAGATAATCAGCGCCATCAAACGCAAGCCCTAA
- a CDS encoding DNA polymerase II large subunit: MNINKGISNGYRNYVETMEEELKRLYQISDRARSLGLDPELKTECKIAQDIADLVEGLVGPPGVAQSIRELSAKMPREEIAFYAAKEIAQGKFAQTDEDREPEKLAEQAIRTALAIFTEGLTAAPIQGIAQVKIKKNADQSRYLAIYFAGPIRSAGGTDQALTLVVGDYVRRELGLDVYKPTEEEISRFIEELRLYERSVGRFQYHIPDEELRKALNLVPVECTGTESDPVEVSSYRNLERVETNRVRGGALRVINDGIVGRAQKVYVIVDKIGFHEWDWLKTFKKKSEKKSGGFMDDVIAGRPIFAFPSTRGGFRLRYGRSRNTGLSAVGIHPATMLVVEGFLAAGTQMRLELPGKGGVTMPVDSIEKPVVLLKDGSVVRVSLENYPDVKGKIQKILFLGDMLIDFGDFLYSNKALPPSGYVEEWWSKDLQNAVLERFEGNFCKAADASKVPAEKLEAFVNNPFQCKPTTKEAITLSQTLGVPLAPNCTFYWTNLPSVQEVEALRKWLSTCEVSVEDGVAKKIVGDCNEDTVKALRKIFAPHKNQNGKITLLGEDAAALAFTLGYGTPRFTEPLQAQSVLELLSMLSGVQVKDKAPTYVGGRMGRPEKAKHREMKPNVHVLFPVSLAGGSHRDLLEAAKKNAVFVEMVKRKCPNCKTYTRKIRCDTCGVATVAEQFCPRCGRSLKEGYCGTCRAEAIKYQRQPVNFKELIDNACATLGLPPPKMLRGVKGLTNADKTPEIVEKGILRAKYGLSVYKDGTIRFDATNAPLTHITPAEIGVSIEKMHQMGYHADTHGLPLTDPNQVCELKIQDVVIPWKAGEYFVQIAAFIDDLLVRVYKQQPYYNVKKTEDLVGHLIFGLAPHTCACILGRIVGYTDRNVIYAHSVWHSAKRRDCDGDEDAIMLALDTLLNFSRVYLPAQIGGIMDAPILLIPFCNTKEVQRQAHDFDVSSTYPLEFYHQTLVKGEARTVSAFMDTISHRLGTDGQFEGFQFTTPCTNINLGNANSSYKEFKSMIDKLHMQLELGERIDAVDARRVALKVLNTHFMRDIAGNMRAFSTQGFRCKACNKKFRRLPLSGKCSCGGALTLTVYRGGIEKYLVAAQQLVDKYGLPNYYTQRMDLIKEELALMFDNKKPKQATLFDFK, from the coding sequence TTGAACATTAACAAGGGCATCAGCAACGGCTACCGAAACTACGTCGAAACCATGGAAGAGGAGCTTAAGCGTCTCTACCAGATAAGCGACCGCGCTAGATCGCTTGGCTTAGACCCCGAGCTCAAAACTGAATGCAAAATCGCCCAAGACATCGCGGACTTGGTGGAGGGCTTGGTTGGTCCGCCAGGCGTCGCCCAAAGCATCCGCGAGTTAAGCGCAAAGATGCCTCGAGAAGAAATCGCTTTCTATGCTGCTAAAGAAATCGCGCAGGGCAAATTCGCCCAAACTGACGAGGATCGGGAACCTGAAAAGCTAGCCGAGCAAGCCATTCGAACGGCGTTGGCGATTTTCACTGAAGGTTTAACTGCTGCCCCGATTCAGGGCATTGCGCAGGTGAAGATTAAGAAGAACGCGGATCAGAGTCGTTACTTGGCGATTTACTTCGCTGGGCCCATCCGCTCCGCTGGTGGCACCGATCAGGCCTTGACGTTGGTGGTCGGGGACTATGTCCGACGAGAACTGGGTTTAGATGTCTACAAACCGACTGAGGAAGAAATCTCCCGCTTTATCGAGGAACTTCGACTCTATGAGCGCTCGGTGGGGCGCTTCCAATACCACATACCTGATGAAGAACTCCGCAAAGCTCTCAACTTGGTTCCAGTCGAATGCACGGGTACCGAATCAGACCCTGTTGAGGTTTCCTCTTACCGCAACTTGGAACGCGTGGAAACGAATCGTGTGCGAGGCGGCGCCTTGCGTGTTATAAACGATGGTATCGTGGGGCGCGCTCAGAAAGTCTACGTCATCGTGGATAAGATTGGTTTTCATGAATGGGATTGGCTTAAAACTTTCAAGAAAAAATCCGAGAAAAAATCAGGCGGCTTCATGGACGACGTAATCGCGGGGCGACCCATCTTTGCGTTTCCCTCCACACGAGGCGGCTTCCGACTCCGATACGGCCGCTCACGTAACACAGGGCTCTCCGCTGTGGGCATCCATCCTGCGACGATGCTTGTGGTTGAAGGCTTCCTAGCTGCAGGCACCCAGATGCGCCTCGAGTTACCCGGCAAAGGTGGGGTCACTATGCCCGTGGACAGCATCGAAAAGCCTGTGGTACTGCTCAAGGATGGGTCAGTGGTTCGAGTTTCGTTGGAAAATTATCCTGACGTTAAGGGCAAAATTCAGAAAATCCTCTTCTTAGGCGACATGCTAATCGACTTCGGCGACTTCCTATACAGCAATAAAGCCTTGCCGCCGTCGGGGTATGTGGAGGAGTGGTGGAGCAAAGACCTCCAAAACGCAGTCCTCGAACGCTTCGAAGGCAACTTCTGCAAAGCAGCCGACGCCTCCAAGGTTCCCGCTGAAAAACTCGAAGCTTTCGTTAACAACCCTTTCCAATGCAAGCCCACAACAAAAGAAGCCATCACACTCAGCCAAACTTTAGGTGTACCGCTAGCGCCCAACTGTACCTTCTATTGGACTAACTTGCCTTCAGTGCAGGAAGTGGAGGCGCTACGCAAGTGGCTATCAACCTGCGAAGTCAGCGTCGAAGATGGGGTTGCCAAAAAAATCGTAGGCGACTGCAACGAGGACACCGTTAAAGCGTTGCGAAAAATCTTTGCACCCCACAAAAATCAAAACGGCAAAATCACCCTTTTAGGCGAGGACGCAGCCGCGTTAGCATTCACGTTGGGTTATGGCACTCCGAGGTTTACTGAACCTTTGCAAGCGCAGTCCGTGCTTGAGTTGCTAAGCATGCTTAGTGGTGTGCAAGTCAAGGATAAAGCGCCCACCTACGTCGGCGGACGCATGGGTAGACCCGAAAAAGCCAAACACCGCGAAATGAAACCCAACGTCCACGTCCTGTTTCCAGTCAGCTTGGCAGGCGGCAGCCACCGCGACCTTCTTGAAGCCGCTAAAAAGAACGCGGTTTTCGTGGAGATGGTGAAGCGCAAGTGCCCCAACTGCAAAACCTACACCCGCAAAATCCGTTGCGACACCTGCGGAGTCGCCACCGTGGCTGAGCAGTTTTGTCCCCGCTGTGGTCGAAGCCTCAAAGAGGGCTACTGTGGAACCTGCAGAGCCGAAGCCATAAAGTACCAGCGTCAACCCGTTAACTTTAAAGAACTCATCGACAATGCCTGTGCGACTTTGGGGTTGCCGCCGCCTAAGATGCTGCGGGGAGTTAAGGGCTTAACAAACGCCGACAAGACGCCTGAAATCGTCGAAAAAGGCATCCTGCGCGCCAAGTACGGCTTATCCGTTTACAAGGATGGCACCATACGCTTCGACGCAACCAACGCACCGCTCACTCACATAACCCCCGCCGAAATCGGTGTATCCATTGAGAAGATGCATCAGATGGGTTACCACGCCGACACCCACGGCCTCCCGCTGACTGACCCCAATCAGGTCTGCGAACTCAAAATCCAAGACGTCGTCATCCCTTGGAAAGCGGGAGAATACTTTGTGCAAATAGCCGCCTTCATCGACGACTTGCTTGTCCGCGTCTACAAACAGCAACCCTACTACAACGTTAAGAAAACAGAGGACTTGGTAGGGCATCTCATCTTTGGACTTGCACCGCACACATGTGCATGCATATTGGGCAGAATCGTCGGCTACACCGACCGCAACGTTATCTACGCGCACTCAGTTTGGCACTCTGCTAAACGCCGCGACTGTGACGGCGACGAAGACGCCATCATGCTTGCTCTTGACACACTCCTAAACTTTTCGCGGGTCTACTTGCCTGCGCAGATAGGCGGCATCATGGACGCCCCAATCCTACTCATACCCTTCTGCAACACCAAAGAAGTACAGCGCCAAGCCCACGACTTCGACGTAAGCAGCACATATCCGCTTGAATTCTACCACCAAACGCTTGTGAAAGGCGAGGCGCGAACGGTTAGCGCATTCATGGACACCATTAGCCACCGATTGGGCACTGACGGGCAATTCGAGGGCTTCCAATTCACCACGCCGTGCACTAACATCAACCTCGGCAACGCCAACAGCAGCTACAAAGAATTCAAATCCATGATAGACAAACTCCACATGCAACTCGAACTCGGAGAGAGAATCGACGCCGTAGACGCACGCCGCGTGGCGCTCAAAGTGCTCAACACCCATTTTATGCGTGACATCGCTGGCAACATGCGCGCTTTCTCTACGCAGGGGTTCCGCTGTAAAGCCTGTAACAAAAAATTCCGTCGCCTGCCTCTGAGTGGCAAGTGTTCCTGTGGTGGTGCTTTGACGTTGACGGTTTACCGCGGCGGCATCGAAAAATACCTGGTGGCGGCGCAGCAACTGGTCGACAAATACGGCTTACCCAACTACTATACGCAGCGCATGGACCTCATCAAAGAGGAGTTGGCGTTGATGTTTGATAACAAGAAGCCCAAGCAAGCCACGCTTTTTGACTTCAAGTAG
- a CDS encoding helix-turn-helix domain-containing protein, producing the protein MTSSSLKLFKGNHPISYRGLHIKQTWHPNACLKNIRNVKSGLSARTKILTLLDAEPHSASKLAKQSNLHYNVVMYHLRLLKSEGTVERRGTNRYIWLKTGLGQKRLG; encoded by the coding sequence TTGACTTCAAGTAGCTTAAAGCTTTTCAAGGGCAACCACCCCATATCCTATCGGGGGCTCCACATCAAGCAAACCTGGCACCCCAACGCCTGTCTCAAAAACATCCGAAACGTCAAAAGCGGACTCTCTGCCCGAACCAAAATCCTAACCCTCCTAGACGCGGAACCCCACAGCGCCTCTAAACTTGCCAAACAATCCAACCTACACTACAATGTCGTCATGTACCATCTGCGTCTGCTAAAATCTGAGGGCACTGTGGAGCGCAGGGGCACCAACCGCTACATCTGGCTCAAAACAGGTTTGGGGCAGAAGCGTCTGGGCTAA
- a CDS encoding nucleotide pyrophosphohydrolase produces MHIHEFQEMMKQLYYTRDSQRGKTGTFNWLVDEVEELGAELKGSDREATEKEFADVLAWLASLANIMGIDLEKAALAKYPHKCPKCQSSPCACTF; encoded by the coding sequence ATGCACATACATGAATTCCAAGAAATGATGAAACAACTCTACTACACACGCGACAGCCAACGCGGCAAAACAGGCACCTTCAACTGGCTAGTCGATGAAGTAGAAGAATTAGGTGCTGAGCTTAAGGGCAGCGACCGAGAAGCCACCGAAAAAGAATTCGCCGACGTCCTCGCCTGGCTAGCATCGCTAGCCAACATCATGGGCATCGACCTCGAAAAAGCCGCCTTAGCCAAGTACCCCCACAAATGCCCCAAATGCCAAAGTTCGCCCTGCGCCTGCACATTTTAG
- a CDS encoding tRNA-dihydrouridine synthase: MNIGTVNIEGRFVLAPMAAVNCTAFRLLCKENKAGLIYTQMIDTDLLRDRSRSDIKEILNIQDAERPVSVQLIGNDENALTESVKLVEEFADIVDLNVGCSEKEFLEKGYGAYLLSDPTRLERIVRRMVDATEKPVTVKMRIGVENQKIIGVKVAQSLESAGIAALCVHGRTADQKLAGKVNWTSIKQIKEKLAIPVIANGDVKRHADGLSLLEKTGCDLVMVGRGARDRPWIFDPTKATMGNRGIKAQILRFIELYREYERRGSAQEVREHVFWMLKDFKTEQNTRKVQELRSIGAVEDFVRALE, encoded by the coding sequence ATGAACATTGGAACAGTCAACATAGAGGGGCGGTTTGTTCTTGCACCCATGGCAGCCGTAAACTGCACCGCGTTTAGATTACTCTGCAAAGAAAACAAAGCGGGCTTAATCTACACTCAGATGATAGACACAGACCTCTTGAGGGACAGAAGCAGAAGCGACATAAAAGAAATCCTAAACATCCAAGACGCCGAACGCCCCGTAAGTGTCCAGCTAATCGGCAACGACGAAAACGCCCTAACAGAAAGCGTCAAACTCGTCGAAGAATTCGCCGACATAGTTGACCTCAACGTGGGTTGTAGCGAAAAAGAGTTTCTTGAAAAAGGCTACGGCGCCTACTTGCTCTCTGACCCCACGCGGCTGGAACGTATTGTGCGAAGGATGGTTGATGCTACTGAGAAGCCAGTTACGGTTAAGATGCGTATCGGGGTGGAGAACCAGAAAATCATCGGCGTCAAAGTAGCCCAAAGCCTAGAAAGCGCAGGTATAGCAGCTCTTTGCGTCCATGGCCGAACCGCTGACCAGAAACTCGCGGGGAAAGTAAACTGGACCAGCATAAAGCAAATCAAAGAAAAACTCGCCATACCCGTGATCGCTAACGGTGACGTAAAAAGGCACGCGGATGGTCTTAGCCTTTTGGAGAAAACGGGATGCGACTTGGTTATGGTTGGCAGAGGCGCCCGAGACCGCCCTTGGATATTTGACCCGACAAAAGCAACCATGGGCAATCGAGGCATAAAGGCGCAGATACTGCGTTTCATCGAGTTATACCGCGAGTATGAAAGGCGGGGTTCAGCTCAAGAAGTCAGAGAACACGTGTTTTGGATGCTTAAAGACTTCAAAACAGAGCAGAACACGCGGAAAGTTCAAGAGTTAAGGTCGATAGGCGCGGTAGAAGACTTCGTTCGAGCCTTAGAGTAG
- a CDS encoding terminase family protein: MPRSLKARTMRPNQFLPHWQKLQSSDLLAEGLALEKAEEISANPVDFCREILGFKPYTYQEEFIKLFVENQFTAARWSRQSGKSFIVAALLLWYAITHPDSAIGIVGPSYRQTKRILSRIGSLSHKLPRRLVFSPQRTQIRFTNGSIIEAFPNNPETIRGPTLHVVYADEFNFVANDQELYDAILYTLGTTDGKFVCTSTPWHTDSVFYKMFTHKDFADYKTSHVTVEQATEPNGPLKPAIIQKIRTQMGDDPIRWRREMEAEWAEDQDVWLTQSLIASCIGTKATCGHDLQEFNPESEHRGEFFVGLDLAQTRDYTALAIVERVDGRLFLRHLKLFPQPTIYATVLGYLKTVQDRWHGFEKIRIDFTREGPSFIADMEKAGIRNAEGVNFSVPRKSEMASLLKQRMANQQFYYPLLHWERPYRGEICTELNVERYSLHKDGTIGYHHPQGTHDDVFWAIALAIYATTEMGPEPFFAVVPRG, translated from the coding sequence ATGCCGCGCTCCTTGAAAGCAAGAACCATGCGCCCCAACCAGTTCCTTCCCCACTGGCAAAAACTCCAGAGCAGTGACCTGCTAGCCGAAGGGTTAGCACTGGAGAAAGCCGAAGAAATCAGCGCCAACCCAGTTGATTTCTGCAGGGAAATCTTGGGTTTCAAGCCCTATACCTACCAAGAAGAATTCATCAAACTATTTGTTGAGAACCAGTTTACTGCTGCACGGTGGAGTCGCCAGAGTGGCAAAAGCTTCATAGTCGCCGCCCTTCTACTCTGGTACGCAATCACTCATCCTGACAGTGCCATCGGCATCGTTGGTCCATCTTACCGCCAAACCAAACGAATTCTCTCACGAATAGGGTCACTCTCCCACAAGCTCCCCCGGCGACTAGTTTTTAGCCCTCAACGTACTCAAATACGCTTCACAAACGGCAGCATAATCGAAGCCTTCCCAAACAACCCCGAAACCATCCGCGGACCCACTCTTCACGTGGTGTACGCTGATGAATTCAACTTCGTTGCAAACGACCAAGAACTCTACGACGCCATTCTCTACACACTCGGCACAACAGACGGCAAATTCGTCTGCACCAGCACACCTTGGCACACCGACAGCGTCTTCTACAAAATGTTCACGCACAAAGACTTCGCTGACTACAAAACCAGCCACGTCACCGTCGAGCAGGCGACGGAACCGAACGGACCGTTAAAACCTGCTATAATCCAGAAAATCCGCACCCAAATGGGCGACGACCCCATTCGCTGGCGCAGAGAAATGGAAGCTGAATGGGCAGAAGATCAAGACGTATGGTTAACCCAAAGTCTGATCGCTAGCTGCATCGGCACAAAGGCAACATGCGGACATGACCTTCAAGAGTTTAACCCTGAATCTGAGCATCGAGGCGAATTCTTCGTTGGGCTGGATTTAGCGCAGACTCGCGACTACACCGCCCTCGCCATCGTGGAACGGGTGGATGGGCGGCTGTTTCTGCGTCACCTCAAACTCTTCCCCCAACCCACCATCTACGCAACCGTCCTAGGCTACCTAAAGACAGTACAGGACCGATGGCACGGCTTCGAAAAAATCCGAATAGACTTCACAAGGGAAGGCCCAAGCTTCATAGCCGACATGGAAAAGGCGGGCATACGCAACGCTGAAGGCGTAAACTTTAGCGTGCCCCGCAAAAGCGAAATGGCAAGCCTGCTCAAGCAGCGCATGGCAAACCAACAATTCTACTACCCCCTGCTGCATTGGGAACGCCCTTATCGGGGCGAAATCTGCACAGAACTAAACGTGGAACGCTACAGCCTACACAAAGACGGCACCATAGGCTACCACCACCCACAAGGTACACATGACGACGTATTCTGGGCAATAGCCTTAGCCATTTATGCAACGACAGAAATGGGGCCCGAACCGTTTTTCGCAGTAGTCCCAAGAGGGTAA